The following DNA comes from Micromonospora chokoriensis.
CCGCGGCGATGCACGAGCTGGCCGTACGCCAGGCGGTGCCCCGTCTGTCCGCCGACGAGATCGAAGCCATGCGGGCGGCCAACGGGCGGTTCGCGGCAGCTCTACAGGCCGGCGACGTCGACGCCGCTATCGCCTCGGACGACGAATTCCACGGCGTCGCGGTAACGGCCGCCGCCAATTCGGCCATCCGTTCGGTACTGGAGCAGTTCACGCCGATGCTGCGACGGCTCGAACGCCTCCGCTTCGCGTCACTGCACGGGCGCGATTCCGTGGCACAGCACCAACGCATCATCGATCTGTGCGCGGCCCACGACGTGGAGCGAGCCGCGGTGGCCGCCCGGGACAACTGGCTGACCCTGGATCCGCTCTTCGACTTCGAGGCGCCCCCGCAGTAGGGCGCCTCCGCTCCGCCACCACCGCCTCCGCTCCGCCACCACCGCCTCCGCTCCGCCACCACCGCCTCCGCTCCGCCACAGCCGTCACGTCCGCCACAGCCGTCACGTCGGCCCCACGGCTGCGCCCTCTCCCGTGACAGGCCCCGGCCCGGTGTGACCTGCGCCGCGGCCTCGAACACGGGGTGCGGGACGACGTTGTACCTGATGAGCGGAGGTATACGCGCGCGGCCACCCGCACGATCGGAGACGCCCGGTGAAGATTTGGCTCCCACACAAGCTCGGTCTGCCCTACCTGCACGACCTGCCGGCGGCGGTCGACATCGAGGTGGCGGACGACCCGGCGACCCTGCCGTCGGACCCCGAAACGGTCACCTTCTTCGTTCCGACAGTGCTGGACCAGCCGCAGTTCCACGACGTCGTGCCAAGGATGCGCGCACTGGCGGGCTCACCGACCGCGTGTACCGGCTGGTGCGCGACCAGGTCCACAGGTACCTCGCCGGGGAACCCCTCGCCAACCGTGTCGACCGCTGAACCGGACGCGTCCGGCGCGGCGACTGGCCCAACCTGACCACGGCCCACCCAGTTGGGCGACGGGAGTGTGAACCTGTGCCACAGGACGTTCGAGCGGGTGGCGAGCGCGGGACGGCGCGGCGGCGCGCCCTCACCGCGACGCTGACACTGGAACTGGTGCTCGTCGCGCTCGGTTGCGGCCTGGCCTGGCAGAGCGAGGCCGGCGGTGGAAGGCGACCGACGACAGCCACCAACCTCGTCGACATGAACCTCGTCCCGCCCGGCCCCGCCGCCGCACCGGGCGCGGCAACCGGCACCTACACCTGGGACTGTGGCCGAAACGAGAACGGCCACCGCAACACCGCCAACATCGTGGTGGCACCCGGCTTTCCCGGGCAGCCGCATCACGTGCACGACTACGTCGGCAACCTCTCCACCGCCGTCGGCTCCACGCCGCAGACCCTCGCGGCGGCGCCGTCGACCTGCCGCAACGGTGACCTGTCGACGTACTTCTGGCCGGTGCTGCGCACCGTCGACCCGGCCACCACCGACCACACCGGCCACGACGGCCCGATCCAGGTGCCGGCCGAGGTGACCCTCACCTTCTCCGGCAACCCCCGGGGAACCGTCGTGCCGATGCCGCGGCAGCTCGCCGGCACGGTCGGGGACGCCGTGGCCGTCACCAACGGCGGCCGGAACGTGGCGGCGACCTGGACCTGCTCAGGCGCCGCGGAGCGGCGCACCACGGCGTACCCCCGATGCCCGGCCGGCGACCGGGTGCAGCGGGTGTACGACTTTCCGAGCTGTTGGGACGGCCGGCGGACGGACAGCGAGAGCCACCGTGCGCACCTCGTCTTTCCGTCCCCGGACGGCGCGTGCCCGCGCAACACCTTCCCGGTGCCCCGGCTCCGACTGACCCTCGGGTACGACATCCCGCCGGCTGCCGCGTTCCGGATCGACGCCTTCGACGGCCAGCGCAACAGCCCGCTGACCGATCACGCGTTCTTCGTCAACCTGATGCCGGAGCCGCTGATGGCGACTGTCGTCGACTGCCTCAACAGTGGACGGACCTGCCGGGGCTGACCCGGGCACACCTCACAGCGGCCGGCCGACCTCGAACCGGCCGTCGGAGGACAGCACCGTGACGGTGACGGTCTTCGGCACGCCGGCCACCTGGGCGGAGCAGGAGAAGCGGCTGCCCGCCTCCACGGACCGACCCGGTGGGCAGGCGACGAGGTCCGCGTCGAGCTGGTAGTCGTCGCGCAGCACCGACAGCACCCCCTGCTGCAGGGCCGCCGTGTCGAAGACTCTCTTGACGAGGAAGCCGGGCCGGACCAGTCCGAGTACCGCGACCAGCGCCACCACCGCCATCACCGGGCCGACGACGGCGATCAGGAGTTTCCGGGAGACCCGCCGCCGACGTTCGACGGGTGGGCGTGACCCGGTGGAGTCCGGCCCCCACTGCGCCGGAGGCGCCGGCGCCCACCGAGGGGCGGGAGTCGGAAAGTCGCCGTCGGCGCCCGCGTACGGGTTCGTCATCGTCGTCTCCTCCGGGCTCAGCTGGCGGCCGTGGTGGGGGTACCGGGCAGCGGCCTGGTGCGCTCGCCGGTCGGGCTGATCGCGAACCAGGTGTCCCCGACTCCCTGACCGTTGACGTCACCCGGCGCGGCGTCGTTCGCGAACAGGTAGACCGGCCAGCCACCGATGGTCACCTGGCAGGTGCCGTCGGCCCGCTCCACGTAACCGACACGCTTCGGGTTGATTCCGCTCGGGTAGATCTGCCCCGGCGACTTGACGAGCAGCGGAGGCCACATCGTCGCGCACTCACCGTTGCAGTTCGACGTCGACGGCTTGGCCCTGTCCTTGTCGAACCGGTACAGCGTCCGACCCTGCCCGTCGGCGACGTACGTGCCGATGTCAGGCGACGCGGTCCCGTTGAGTTGGATGACGGTGCTGCCCCGTCCCGTGTCCGGCGCGGGTGAGAGCGCGACGTCGGACGGGCCGCTGTAGATCCGTACGCGACCCTGGGTCCTCGCCACCGTCGGCGCCGTCGGAGCCTCGATCACCTCCGGCGGGGTGCCGGCCTCGGCTGTCGAACTCGGCGTCGGCTGCGCGGCCGTGGCGGCCGCCGTGGCCGGCGTGGCCGGCCCGGTCACCTCGTGGCCGCACGCGCCCAGGGCCGCCAGGCTGGCCAGTGCGATCGCGCTCAGCGCGACCCGGCTGTGCACAAGCATCTCTGCTCCACCTCGTGTTCGGGGAGGACCACGCCCATCCGCGCGGTCCGGCATCCACACGAAGCGGTCGGCGACCTGGTTCACCGTCGAGGTCGGACGAGTCCCCGGTCACGACGTCGAACCTCGCGCTGAACCGTTTCGGGCAACCGTCCGTGTGGGTGGCGGCGACGGCGGAAGGCGACCCAGGAGGGGCCGCCCCACGGAGCCGGAAGACCGACGACCTGAAGGAGCGGAACGTGGCCACCTACCACATCGTCAGCGAGGACATGCAGGAGTCTTCGACCTGGCTGAAGCAGAACATGCAGACGCTGCTGGACGGAATGAACCAGGCCAAGAGCAAGATCGACACTCTGATCCAGGGTGGCTACAACACCCCGGCGGCCCAGCAGAAGTTCGGCCCGTACTTCGACGAGTACAAGGGCAGCGTCGACCAGACCCTGAACGGCATGGAGGGCATCAGCCAGTACCTCTCGCAGGTCAGCGACGCGTTCTCCGAGACGGACAACCAGACCGGGGCCAGCCTCGGCCGCTGAACGACCGGACCGGCCCGGGGCCGCGTGGTGAGCGAATCACCACGCGGCCCCGCCCGTCTTTCCCCCATGGACCACCGACCAGGAGGCCCTCGTGCGCCTGCAGCTCACCGTTGCGGATCCGTCCACCGCCGTCATCGAATACCAGGTCGAGGCGGCCCCCGAGAACACCGTGGGGGAACTCGCCGAGGCGCTCGCCGCGCGCCGGCCGGAGCCCACCGGCACACCACCGGCGATCTTCGTCGCCGGTGCGCCACTGGACCCACTGCTCACCCTCGCCGAGGCACCACTGCGCCAGGGCACGGTGCTCGGGCTGGATCGGCCCGTGCCCGAGCCCCCGACGCAGCCGCCGGGACTGGTGCAGGTGCGGGTGGTCAGCGGCACCGACGCCGGCGCGACCTATCAGCTCGACCTCGGTGAACACACCATCGGCACCGCGAGCGCCAGCCGGGTCGGCCTCACGGACCCCACACTCGCGCCGGTGATGGCGTCGGTCCGGGTCCTTCCGGACGGCAGGTGCCGGTTGCGACCGGAGCAACCCGGCCTCCTGCTCGACCGGGTCGAGCTCGACGGGGAACAGGCGTGGCCCCCCGGCGGACAACTCGCGGTCGGCTCGTCCCTGCTGGAACTCCGCGTTCCGGTCCGTGCCGAGGCCGCGCTGCAGATCTCCGAGGACCGCACCGGGCTGGACTACAACCGTCCGCCACGGCTGCTGCCGGAGGTGCGCCCGACCCAGTTCACCCTGCCGTCACCGCCGTCCCCGCCGGAGCGACGACCGCTCGTACTGATCACCGTGCTGGCCCCGCTGGTCGTCTCCGGAGCCGCGTTCCTCATCACCGGCAATCCGCTGACCCTGCTCTTCGCCATCCTGTCGCCGGTCGCGCTGATCGCCGGTCAGATCAGCTCCCGACGGCTGGGCAAGGCCAGCCATCGCACCCGCCTCGCCGAGTACGAGGCGAAACGGACGCGGATCAGCGCCGAGGCGCAGGCGGCGCTGACCGCCGAGCGGCTGGCCCGACGGGACAACTTCCCGGACCCCGCCGCCGTACGGCTGATCGCCGTCGGGCCGGAGCGCCGCCTCTGGGAGCGTCGCCGCACCGACCCCGACTTCCTCGAACTGCGGGCCGGCAGCGCCGACCTTCCGTCCGAGGTGGTGCTCCGGGACCCGAGCCAGGACGAGCATCGACGGGAGGTCCGGTGGAGTGCCCTCGACGTGCCGGCGACCGTGTCGGTGCGTAAGCACGGAGTGGTCGGCATCGCCGGCGCCGCCGTCGCCCGGGTGACCGCCCGGTGGATGGTCGCGCAGGCCGCCACCCTGCACAGCCCCGAGGACCTGCAGATCTACCTGCTCGCCGGTGCGGGCGACGAGGAGGGCTGGTCGTGGGTCGGCTGGCTGCCGCACGCGGCGCCGCGCGACGGCCAGGACACCGTCGCCACCGTCGGCGCCGACACCCAGACCATGGCCCGACGCGTGGCCGAACTGAGTGCCGTGATCGCGGCCCGCTCCGCCGAGCGGGCCGACGGGACGTTCCGCGACATCCTCGTGGTGCTCGACGGGGCACGCCGGCTGCGCTCCCTGCCCGGGGTGACGCAGATCCTGCGGGAAGGACCCGCCGTCGGGGTGTACGCGATCTGCGTCGACGCCGAGGAGAAGCTGCTGCCGGAGGAGTGCCAGGCCGTCGTCGCCGAGCAGACCGACGGGTCGCTGCTGGTGACCCGGACGCTCGCCGCGCCGATCCCCGCCGTGCACCCGGACCTGCTCTCAACGCCGTGGCTGCGGACGGTGGCGCGTGCGCTTGCGCCGCTGCGCGACACCGGCGGCGCGGACGACGGCGCCGCCCTGCCGGACGCGAGTCGGCTGCTCGACGTGCTGGGCATGGAACCGCCGGAGCCGGACGCGGTCGCGGCCAGGTGGACCACCGGAGGCCGGACCACCGAGGCGGTGCTCGGCGTCTCGCTGGACGGACCGTTCGCCCTGGACCTCAAGCGGGACGGTCCGCACGCGCTGGTCGCCGGCACCACCGGATCGGGCAAGTCGGAGCTGTTGCAGACCCTCGTCGCTTCGCTCGCCGTCGCCAACCGGCCGGACGCGATGACGTTCGTGCTGGTGGACTACAAGGGTGGCAGCGCGTTCAAGGACTGCGTCCGGCTGCCGCACACCGTCGGCATGGTCACCGACCTCGACACCCACCTGGTGGGTCGGGCGCTGACCTCGCTCACGGCCGAGCTGAAGCGGCGCGAGCACATCCTCGCCGCGGCGGGCGCGAAGGACATCGACGACTACGTCGACCTGCTGCGCCGCGAGCCGACCCGGACCTCGATGCCACGACTGCTGATCGTGATCGACGAGTTCGCGTCGATGATCCGGGACCTGCCGGACTTCGTGACCGGTCTGGTGAACATCGCGCAGCGGGGACGGTCGCTCGGCATCCACCTGGTGCTGGCCACCCAACGTCCGGGCGGAGTGGTGTCACCCGAGATCCGGGCGAACACCAACCTGCGGATCGCCCTGCGGGTGACCGACACCAGCGAGAGCCAGGACGTGCTGAACGCCCCGGACGCCGCCTCGATCCTGAAGTCGACGCCGGGCCGGGCCTTCGTACGCCTCGCCCAGTCGTCGCTGGTGCCGTTCCAGGCCGGGCGGGTCGGTGGGTTCCGTCCGGGCGCCCGCACGGAGGCCCGGCAGGCGCCCTGGCTCGCGCCGGTCTCCTGGAAGGACCTGGGTCGGCCCAGGCCCAGCCGTCCGGGTGTGAAGGCCGCGCCATCGGCCGAACTCACCGACCTCGCCGTGTTGGTGGAGGCCGTCCGGGGCGCCAGTGAGCAGCTCGCCATCGAGCCGCCGCACAGCCCGTGGCTGCCGGCGCTGCCGGACACGCTGACCGTCGACGCTCTTCCCGCGCCGCGCGGCAGCGGCTACCACCTGCCCCCGGTGGCGTACGGCCTGGTTGACCTGCCGGCCGAGCAGGAGCAGGCGCCGCTGGAGCTGGACCTGGGGACGCTGGGGCACCTGCACGTCATCGGCTCGTCGCGCAGCGGCCGTTCGCAGGCGTTGCGGACGATCGCCGGCACCGTGGCCGGCGCGCACTCGACCGCCGACGTCCATCTCTACGGCGTGGACTGCGGCAACGGCGCCCTGCTCGCCCTCACCGAGCTGCCGCACTGCGGCGCCGTGGTGCAGCGGACCGAGGCCGAACGGCTCGGTCGCCTGTTCGCCCGCCTCGTCGCGGAGCTGGGGCGTCGCCAGCAGCTGCTCGCCTCCACCGGTTCGGCCGGGATGGTGGAGTACCGGGCCGGGGCGGCCGAGTCCGACCGTCCGCCGCACATCCTGGTGCTGCTCGACCGGTTCGAGGTCTTCGACAAGACGTTCGCCGACTACGACAACGGCAGTGTCATGGCGGCCCTGCTGACCCTGTTGCGCGAAGGCGCCGGGGCCGGAATCCACGTGGTGATGGCCGGTGACCGGAGTATGTTCACCACCCGGATCTCGTCGACGACCGACGACAAACTGGTGCTCCGGCTGACCGAACGCAGCGACTACAGCATGGTCGGCATCAATTACCGGCAGCTGCCGGACGAGATCGGCACGGGCCGGGCGATCCGGGCGGTCGACGGCGCGGAGGCCCAGATCGCCCTGCTCACGCGGGACAGCTCCGGGCAGGGTCAGGCCCGTGCGCTCGCCGTGATCGCCGAGGCGGCGCGACTGCGGGATGCCGCGGTCGGCACCGCCGGACGCCCGTTCCGGATCGACGTGCTGCCGGACGAGCTGACCCTGGCGCAGGCGAGCGCCCTGGCGCGGCCGACCGGTCCGCTGTGGACGATGCTCGGAGTCGGCGGGGACGAGCTCTCGGCCATCGGCCCGGACCTGGAGACCAACCCCTCGTTCATCCTGGCGGGACCGCCCCGATCCGGGCGGAGCACCGCCCTGCTGACGATGGTCGCCGGTCTGCTGGCGAAGGGGACACCCGTGGTGATCGCGGCACCCCGCCGATCACCGCTGCGGGAGTTGGCCGGGGTGCCCGGGGTGCTCGACCTGGTGACGAGCGAGAACTTCACCTCCGCCGGGCTCGCGGCTGCCCTCGCCGGGCGAACCGGGCCCGCCGTGGTCGTCCTGGACGACGCCGAGCAGCTGCTCAAGTGCGACGCCGGCAGCGACCTCGGTGAGATCGCCCGGGTCGGGGCGGAGAGGGGCCTCGGGCTGATCATGGGTGGTTCGATCGACGGTCTCTCCGGTGGCTTCGGCGGCTGGCACGTCGACGCCCGCCGCAACCGGCAGGGCGCGCTGCTCAGCCCGCAGGGCCTCGGCGACGGTGAGCTGATCGGCGTGAAGCTGTCCCGCAGCCAGCTCGGCGGCGGTCGGCCGGGCCGGGTGCACGCCCACTTCGGCGACGGCAAGCTGCACCTGGTGCAGGTGCCCCGCACCGAACCGGCCGGGCTGCGGGAGCTGCTGGCCGGGACCGGCGACGCCCGGTAGGCACGACCGCGACGACGGAGTCCGGCTCCCATTCGGGGCCGGACTCGACAATGCCCAGACCCCACCGGGTACGCAACGACGTTGGGGGGACACCCCCCAACGGTGTCCCCCCAACGCAGGTCGGCAGTTACCCCTAGCTGCCGACCTCCCCCGGGGAGGCCGCCGGCGGCGTGAGCGCGGAAGCCTCCCCCTTATACGAGAAGGTCAATGTCGCGGTGATCGTGGCGAAGAGCTCGAAGATCTCCTCCGCCTCCGCGAGATTCGGGCTCGAACCGGTGACCACCAGCACGTTCGTCGCCCCCGGCAGCGGTACGACCGTGTGCATCACGGCGCAGCGCATGGTGACGCCGTCCTGGCTGACGTTCTGGATGCCGTGCACCCGGCCGACGGTGCCGATCGCGGGGATCTGTGCGGTGCTCACCCGACGCCAGGTGCCGTCGGCGTGGGCGGGCTGCGCCACCGCGGTCAACGCCCCGATGATGTCGCCCGTCGCGGGCGGGGTGACCACGGAGACCAGCACCGTGGCGATGAGCGCGCCGTCCTCGTACACCTGGAACGTGCCGGCGGCGTGCACCGCGCCGGCGTTGCGGGCCTGCCGCACCGACCGGCGCAGCTGCTCGGCGTACTGTCCCGCCTGCTCCTCGGTGAACCCACCGTCGCGGGCCCGGGTCCACACGTCGTCGGCGACGCGGTTCTCGCTCGCCT
Coding sequences within:
- a CDS encoding GntR family transcriptional regulator codes for the protein MPIPERQGVIPRALLRENAYLSIRDAIVDGTLAPGERLNDADLAQWLGVSRTPVREALARLEEAGLVQTKPGRYTMVTPLDVQAARAAQSVTAAMHELAVRQAVPRLSADEIEAMRAANGRFAAALQAGDVDAAIASDDEFHGVAVTAAANSAIRSVLEQFTPMLRRLERLRFASLHGRDSVAQHQRIIDLCAAHDVERAAVAARDNWLTLDPLFDFEAPPQ
- a CDS encoding Rossmann-fold NAD(P)-binding domain-containing protein; translated protein: MKIWLPHKLGLPYLHDLPAAVDIEVADDPATLPSDPETVTFFVPTVLDQPQFHDVVPRMRALAGSPTACTGWCATRSTGTSPGNPSPTVSTAEPDASGAATGPT
- a CDS encoding DUF1996 domain-containing protein — protein: MPQDVRAGGERGTARRRALTATLTLELVLVALGCGLAWQSEAGGGRRPTTATNLVDMNLVPPGPAAAPGAATGTYTWDCGRNENGHRNTANIVVAPGFPGQPHHVHDYVGNLSTAVGSTPQTLAAAPSTCRNGDLSTYFWPVLRTVDPATTDHTGHDGPIQVPAEVTLTFSGNPRGTVVPMPRQLAGTVGDAVAVTNGGRNVAATWTCSGAAERRTTAYPRCPAGDRVQRVYDFPSCWDGRRTDSESHRAHLVFPSPDGACPRNTFPVPRLRLTLGYDIPPAAAFRIDAFDGQRNSPLTDHAFFVNLMPEPLMATVVDCLNSGRTCRG
- a CDS encoding DUF4333 domain-containing protein; this translates as MTNPYAGADGDFPTPAPRWAPAPPAQWGPDSTGSRPPVERRRRVSRKLLIAVVGPVMAVVALVAVLGLVRPGFLVKRVFDTAALQQGVLSVLRDDYQLDADLVACPPGRSVEAGSRFSCSAQVAGVPKTVTVTVLSSDGRFEVGRPL
- a CDS encoding COG4315 family predicted lipoprotein, yielding MLVHSRVALSAIALASLAALGACGHEVTGPATPATAAATAAQPTPSSTAEAGTPPEVIEAPTAPTVARTQGRVRIYSGPSDVALSPAPDTGRGSTVIQLNGTASPDIGTYVADGQGRTLYRFDKDRAKPSTSNCNGECATMWPPLLVKSPGQIYPSGINPKRVGYVERADGTCQVTIGGWPVYLFANDAAPGDVNGQGVGDTWFAISPTGERTRPLPGTPTTAAS
- a CDS encoding WXG100 family type VII secretion target, whose amino-acid sequence is MATYHIVSEDMQESSTWLKQNMQTLLDGMNQAKSKIDTLIQGGYNTPAAQQKFGPYFDEYKGSVDQTLNGMEGISQYLSQVSDAFSETDNQTGASLGR
- a CDS encoding FtsK/SpoIIIE domain-containing protein is translated as MRLQLTVADPSTAVIEYQVEAAPENTVGELAEALAARRPEPTGTPPAIFVAGAPLDPLLTLAEAPLRQGTVLGLDRPVPEPPTQPPGLVQVRVVSGTDAGATYQLDLGEHTIGTASASRVGLTDPTLAPVMASVRVLPDGRCRLRPEQPGLLLDRVELDGEQAWPPGGQLAVGSSLLELRVPVRAEAALQISEDRTGLDYNRPPRLLPEVRPTQFTLPSPPSPPERRPLVLITVLAPLVVSGAAFLITGNPLTLLFAILSPVALIAGQISSRRLGKASHRTRLAEYEAKRTRISAEAQAALTAERLARRDNFPDPAAVRLIAVGPERRLWERRRTDPDFLELRAGSADLPSEVVLRDPSQDEHRREVRWSALDVPATVSVRKHGVVGIAGAAVARVTARWMVAQAATLHSPEDLQIYLLAGAGDEEGWSWVGWLPHAAPRDGQDTVATVGADTQTMARRVAELSAVIAARSAERADGTFRDILVVLDGARRLRSLPGVTQILREGPAVGVYAICVDAEEKLLPEECQAVVAEQTDGSLLVTRTLAAPIPAVHPDLLSTPWLRTVARALAPLRDTGGADDGAALPDASRLLDVLGMEPPEPDAVAARWTTGGRTTEAVLGVSLDGPFALDLKRDGPHALVAGTTGSGKSELLQTLVASLAVANRPDAMTFVLVDYKGGSAFKDCVRLPHTVGMVTDLDTHLVGRALTSLTAELKRREHILAAAGAKDIDDYVDLLRREPTRTSMPRLLIVIDEFASMIRDLPDFVTGLVNIAQRGRSLGIHLVLATQRPGGVVSPEIRANTNLRIALRVTDTSESQDVLNAPDAASILKSTPGRAFVRLAQSSLVPFQAGRVGGFRPGARTEARQAPWLAPVSWKDLGRPRPSRPGVKAAPSAELTDLAVLVEAVRGASEQLAIEPPHSPWLPALPDTLTVDALPAPRGSGYHLPPVAYGLVDLPAEQEQAPLELDLGTLGHLHVIGSSRSGRSQALRTIAGTVAGAHSTADVHLYGVDCGNGALLALTELPHCGAVVQRTEAERLGRLFARLVAELGRRQQLLASTGSAGMVEYRAGAAESDRPPHILVLLDRFEVFDKTFADYDNGSVMAALLTLLREGAGAGIHVVMAGDRSMFTTRISSTTDDKLVLRLTERSDYSMVGINYRQLPDEIGTGRAIRAVDGAEAQIALLTRDSSGQGQARALAVIAEAARLRDAAVGTAGRPFRIDVLPDELTLAQASALARPTGPLWTMLGVGGDELSAIGPDLETNPSFILAGPPRSGRSTALLTMVAGLLAKGTPVVIAAPRRSPLRELAGVPGVLDLVTSENFTSAGLAAALAGRTGPAVVVLDDAEQLLKCDAGSDLGEIARVGAERGLGLIMGGSIDGLSGGFGGWHVDARRNRQGALLSPQGLGDGELIGVKLSRSQLGGGRPGRVHAHFGDGKLHLVQVPRTEPAGLRELLAGTGDAR